The Magallana gigas chromosome 6, xbMagGiga1.1, whole genome shotgun sequence genome includes the window cgagaacataaaatcgcgattgccgaaattttatcatagttttatgtaaattacagatgtctgaaaaattaaaagcgagattttaaaattcgcaagacaggcttctcgcgattttacgcggatattaattcctcgcgtttaattaggaatttacagtattatattCAAAACATATACAATATAGTTTCTTAAGAAGTGTttccttacatgtatatcccaTCGCCTAGGTGCCTAGATTAGTGGACCAGTAAGTAAAGTGTAAATGAGTAAATcttaatatgcaaatttttctcATCTCAGATTTAGGAACCTGAAAAAACAAGTGCCTTCCAGTATTGTTCTGCATTTAAACCGCAGCTGGGTTGAATGTATTGTTTTGAAATGTAGGTTAGCACCCTTGTACAAAAATACCCAAGGAACGGTCtctaaaatatgatattgcctaattacaaatttaattaagtacCTATTACCTATTGTAAATTCTTAGCTAAACTATccacccaccccacccccaaaaaatctttttcctgTGTTTCATCATGCAGTGCATTAACAATGAATCAAgaagaatatagatattttgttgtgtttcaGGTTTAATAAGTAATGACTAtcagcaatttttttcattcgataaaatttaaaaaaaaaatatacttttattcTCATTGATAAGAAACTGATTCGATGGATAATTATGGATGAAGGGGAAAATTACAGTCATATGGGGTACTCCGAATCTCTTTTTACGACTTAGATGcaaaacatattaaatgaatGTTTACAATTGGTTGTTTGGTATTAACAGAAAGGAGATTATGTAAGAAAACAGATCTTTGTCacgaaatatttcaatatttgaattACCGACTTTGACAGTAGTTCTTATGACATCACCGCATTAGTATAGTGCGGGTCACTCTCTGGTCTTTCAATTCAGTAGCTAAACTAGTTTCTCAGTAGTCCCTGGGGATCAGGGTTGAGggttattttaaataatacacGTAAAAACtatcttgaaagttaacaaatatcaGAAAATTGTTTCTTATCAGTCTTGCACCTTTTCAATATTTGGACATGCACTGTATTATCTTAAAAGTTTCCACCAAGATTATAGGTTTTATATTCCCTATTGCAAGATTTAAGGTAGGGAGGGTTGGTTATAAGTATATGCACATACTATATGAGAATCTTCAACAGGTCTGTGTACGGgttatggtactcaggtgacagTTAAGGCTTGTTGGCCTCCTGTTTTTCTTTTCTACcaatttcttgattttttttcgtCACATAAAACATCATTTAGCATGGCTAAACATTTATATTTGCTCATAGTCTGATCGTCATCTTTATCGgaaatatattttccttttaaatattttaaatttagtaCTCGTTTCTCTTTTCCAGTACCATTTGACATCCGTGCACATTATAATTATTGAAGAACTTTCAATTGCAGGTcagtaaaagttttaaatgtatACTGGTACACttcaaaattcatatttcaatagATTCATAGTGTATGTTTTATGTGCAAAATATGTCATGTCAGATTTACGAAGTAACGTTAGTTGTCCAACTAATATTAAGAAAGACAACTCACTTTAAAACAAtgttcaagtacatgtatttcaagctctgtattcattaattaaaataagtttttgtGAGTTGAgttgaacattttcttttactaattaTGCCACAAGGATTGGACACAAAATCTTAGAACTTACACAGTCCTCTCCTTgttgtaaataatataattagTAGTATGTAAGTTTCTGACTATTCATTTCTTATCTTATCATCTTTCGAAAATCGCAAGAAAAGTCtttacgtatatatatatatatatatatatatatatatatatatatatatatatataaaacacctGGCAGGTATGCCAGCGCGATAAGAAAAGTCAATATGAATAAGCATGCTCAGCTGTGTTAATAGTGCTTTATTTCTCTTGTGCTATCCGCCCATACTGAGCACATATTGTTGTATATGGTGTGCATGGAATTTAACTCTTTATATGTACTAGTGTAAATGTATAAAGAAGGAGAGAAAAGGAAGTACGAATGTAATATTGCTTataaaaattcttatttgttcAACACGGTCCCCGAAATGACAAGCTGTTAGCaaagaaatctctctctctctctctctctctctctctctctctctctctctctctctctctctctctctctctcatcaatcAATGTgcaaattgaaattttgaattttaagacGATGGTAACTAATGAGCATAATTATTTATACACGATTAAGCAGGATGGGCGATAACCCACTTTCAATTCATATCGTCAACAAGATGGGTTATGAAGAATTCATCAAGTGTTTCGGTAACGTCGTAGAGCACTGTAGCCTCTGTGCCGCCGCAGTATGGAGGGAACGCCCATTTCGCGATGCTGAAAACATGGCCAGCTGTTTTGGTGATTTTATTGATCGGTTGCCAATAAGTggtatgtatttaattttttaatcaccTATAAAAGGAATTTAACGTATTTAAAAACCTAACTCATTTAGTTAAAATGTTACACTACTGTAGTTGtgtttttcacaattttattttcctggaaaaaaatatgtgtttttgTGATTCTGCATTTCACTTAAAGCTTAGTAAGATTGATAGAAATCGTCAGATTTTATCATCTAAAGatatttttagtttattaaaaaaaataatagcatATAAAGTTAGTTTTTTGTGAAGTAAAGTGATTTTGCTTCAACATGATCATCTAgataactacatgtaacaatattacatgtatctgatgTCTTCAATCCACCTCAAAGTTATGAAacttagatacatgtatcatatttatcGTAACTGAACTAAAATGAATACAGGTCTCAAAATTGTATTGGATTTGAAtgtagagttatctttctttgattACAAGGCAAGGAGGGAATTCTTCGTCTGCATCCTGACCTCGCGGGAAGACTGGCGCAGGCAGGTCAGCTGACGTCAGAGTCTACCCGAGAGCAGGCCAGCGCGGGGCTCAACACGATGACGGAGGAAGAGCGACAACGGATGGCCAATCTAAACAAGAAATACAAACATAAATTTGGCTTCCCGTTTGTTATATGTGCCAGAGAAAATAAAAAGGATGCCATTCTCAGAGGACTGGAAGAGAGGCTGGAGAACGCGCCTCAGACCGAGGCTATCACAGGGGCCAACGAGGTCAAGAAGATCTGTCGCCTCCGTTTACTGGACTTGGTGAGACCAGACAGTCAGCTGAACAGTCCGCTGTAGATTCCAAAGGGAGGTACATGTATAGAGTAGAGCCAGGGGACATTCTTAATGTGATAATATACGTGATTTATGACGTGATTGTGATACCCCGACCAAAGAACTTATTTTCCTATGTCATTTATATCTAGCTAGCCTAAGTATACAGTATGAATGAATAGACTCTAGAATATGAATGTATGGTTTTTAGGAATGTTTTAAGACATCTATACGAACCGCTATTGTACGACTGCATGTAGCTATTTACAACTACTATACCGGTATAGTATTTTGTGTACAAATCTCACTTAATATAAGCGACTGTGTACCGTTTCAATCGCATATCGTTTGGTgcttttatttggtatgaaacaAATAGTTTGTATATTGAGAcgtattcatgtacatgtacgtgcatGTAAACTATATCTTAAACCCAAGTCTGTTATTGTTGTCTAATAATTTTTCATGATGAACCTAGATTTCACCTTTTTTAACCCTTCAAGATAGTTCCATAAATTATTTGATTGCAGGCTTTTGATATTGTTTGCCGCTTTAAAACACGTTTAGAAATCTAGTGCGTTTTGAAATGGGATAggtaatttttattacattaaacAGGAATAATGAAActgttttatgtatttattgagtatcatttaaaattgtataacgTCAAGAATTAATAcacaaaacattaattgtataatataaataaacatcgtAAAATAATTGTCAGTTTtgtatacatatgtacaaatataGGTTACTGAGTATAAGGGATGGTAGTATGTATATAAAGAGTATATATTTAGACTCTTTACCAGTCGAATCTACAAGCTACATCTACAGATCATACACACGCGCACACATAATCAGCTACAAGCACTTCATTAATAAttctataaattaaataataattcaaacatGAAACAATCAACTTCCAGTAAAATATGGAATTATGGGAATGATTCTGACGTAACAAAACAAAGAGTATGGATTTCAGAAGACTTCAATACTGGCTCGGTTGATTTGTCCATCACGGTGCGTGAACACATTGCTAGGCTTCAGAACCGCATATTTGGGAGGTTCTCTGCTGATTTAGCAGTCACAGTTTAGAGGAGGTCGTCTCAGGTCGCCCGCTCTTTACTCCTGTCGCCGCCTTGGTCGCCGCCATCTTCTATATTTACTTAATTCACATGTCCTACAACAATTGACTCTAACGTACACACGTGTGCACTGATTTCTCTGGCGCAACTTACGGCAAACTCTGTTATTCAGTCTGTTTCTTTTACAAGTGGATGTttttaattctgaaaaaaaatgattaattttattataaaaatattcaactcattaaaatgataaaatggtGAAATATTTGAACTGCAATTTAGGTACGAACCTGAGTGACCACTGTGGCAGGGGTCGGGGTTACAGGTTTGAATCTCCGTGGGTTTGGCCGACAGGTCACAGTCAGAGGCTAGGGTCTCCGATGTAATGTTTATACACTGTACTGCCCTGATCTGTTGCCCCTTACCACAGGTTTTAGAACactgtaaaacataaacattacaTCAAGTCCGCGAAATAAACCATACTTGCCAagctatattgtacatgtactagtatatctCTCGGACAAAGGCGGATAAAATCGATACCGTATTCCATGGGCCGTGTTTCCACGCCAAACATTTCGGGAGGAGGCAAGGCTGTAGGGTGGGGGGTTTCTGGTCCGGGTCACAGTCCGAGTTCTCGGAACAGACCACCTCACGAACCTGAACGGCTTCCCCACAGGTAGCGGAACACTGGAAAGTTTAAATCAGACGCACGTATAAGATATTTATCAGATTAGAACAATTTGTAAGATGTATGACACGTTGAGGGTTTGAATAGAGGTGCAAGTACCGGTATATGCAACTCACCTGACTCCACATGGAGGTTTGCCACGTCGCGCACTGCTGGGTGTTGCAAGGGCGGATTGTGTCCATTTTTGTCAGAATGTTACATTTATGCTCCTCAGTTTCTATTCCTGATTTAGAGTCCACACAGCCCACAGCTCGAGTCTGAATGCCACCATCACATTTTCTGGAACACTACAAAGGAGGGATTACATTTAGATAAAAGTTAGTTAAAAAATTTAGACCACATGATTAAAGGAAAATGAATTATCGCACTTGAACCTACCGGATTCCATGACTTCGGAACCCATTCGTACACAGAAGGGACGATCATACTGGGAGGCCCCATGCGCCTGCGTGGGCCGGACATGATGTCTGGCAATGAGGAAAATTTCGGTAATGGGTGGAGGTTTTTAATGTCCGGTAAAGCAGGCATATTGTGAAGTTTATCAGGGTGGACATGAACTGATGATTGGATATTTTGATGCTCGCTGTTCATTGAGTGACCGTGCCTGTGTTTGTGCTGGGTAGGCCTGGGTGTGTCTCCAGGGGAGTGGATAGGTTTATCTGGCAAGTCCTTATTATGCAATATCTCATCAACTTTCGATTCATGGAATGATGAAGGTAAATCAACCAAGACATCGGAT containing:
- the LOC105325831 gene encoding 2-oxo-4-hydroxy-4-carboxy-5-ureidoimidazoline decarboxylase; the encoded protein is MGDNPLSIHIVNKMGYEEFIKCFGNVVEHCSLCAAAVWRERPFRDAENMASCFGDFIDRLPISGKEGILRLHPDLAGRLAQAGQLTSESTREQASAGLNTMTEEERQRMANLNKKYKHKFGFPFVICARENKKDAILRGLEERLENAPQTEAITGANEVKKICRLRLLDLVRPDSQLNSPL